From Candidatus Pedobacter colombiensis, one genomic window encodes:
- a CDS encoding glycosyltransferase family 1 protein: MKSLKILDWPQKRFYSETHPFHKWSSQLKESGIKVEFYFDHTNEGLKDADYLIIHSRYFEDGWQNIFRRTEKNEEELINFLIGIKKTVGKLIWFDAADSTGSSDFPIIEFVDIFLKKQILKNIDYYAEGRNLRIWLNNNDFEETLSGFKQCSKDQLYKIKVGWNIGLNDYRTYGYKLTRLSNYLSYNIYPNRFSVVDKERKFDLIFRGTTHNSDGLAQAISFQRNKVIRMFDTLNFHTLRGNPVPKNIYWQELRNSKVSISPFGWGEICYRDFETLISGSLLIKPSMEHLETYPNIYIPNETYIPVGWNLNDLEEKLEDLINNYSSYRHVAENAQELYKTTINNAELFVNRIKRMIN; the protein is encoded by the coding sequence ATGAAGAGCCTGAAAATTCTCGATTGGCCCCAAAAAAGATTTTATTCAGAAACACATCCATTTCACAAATGGAGTAGCCAATTAAAAGAGAGCGGAATAAAAGTAGAATTTTATTTTGACCATACTAACGAGGGTTTAAAAGATGCAGATTATTTGATTATACATTCCAGGTATTTTGAGGATGGCTGGCAAAATATCTTCAGGAGAACGGAAAAAAATGAAGAAGAGCTAATAAATTTTCTCATAGGAATTAAGAAAACTGTTGGAAAGCTGATTTGGTTTGATGCTGCTGACTCTACAGGATCCAGCGATTTTCCGATTATAGAATTTGTAGATATCTTTCTGAAAAAACAGATTCTAAAAAATATTGATTACTATGCTGAAGGAAGAAATTTACGTATCTGGTTAAATAACAATGATTTTGAAGAAACACTTAGTGGTTTTAAACAGTGTTCAAAAGATCAGCTATACAAAATAAAAGTTGGCTGGAACATTGGTTTAAATGATTACAGAACATACGGATATAAACTGACAAGGTTAAGTAATTATTTAAGCTATAATATTTATCCAAATAGATTCAGTGTAGTAGATAAGGAGAGAAAGTTTGATTTAATATTTCGCGGCACCACACATAATTCCGATGGTTTAGCTCAGGCAATTTCCTTTCAGAGAAACAAAGTAATAAGAATGTTTGATACACTGAATTTTCACACATTACGAGGCAATCCTGTCCCAAAAAACATATACTGGCAGGAGTTAAGGAATTCTAAGGTAAGTATCAGCCCTTTTGGCTGGGGAGAAATATGCTACCGTGATTTTGAAACGCTCATTTCCGGCTCCTTGTTAATAAAACCATCTATGGAACACCTGGAAACATATCCAAATATATACATACCGAATGAAACATATATTCCGGTGGGTTGGAATTTGAATGATTTGGAAGAGAAATTGGAAGATTTGATAAACAATTATAGTTCTTATAGACATGTAGCAGAAAATGCTCAGGAATTATATAAAACAACTATTAATAATGCCGAATTATTTGTGAATAGAATAAAACGGATGATTAATTAA
- a CDS encoding glycosyltransferase, protein MKKKIFFIVASLGAGGSERVFWILSQGFNKKLYDVSVVFLDSSDKCFSMDIEDVDFIDLKTSKASLSFFKLLKLIKKEKPFAVFSTTDHINILVALVSLFVTIPNLIARASNIPKQMRHFDGLKAKFWNLFTQFSYKKFHVVVCQSKEMKEAIAEEFDIPDEKLVIIPNPVLYTGFIKEKITSSVQKKLIIVARLAKEKGFDRLLNIFKELPENYTLTIVGDGPLRTEIISNVKSLKIENRIFFSGQITEVNSLITKHDLMVLSSFTEGFPNVVLESLSVGIPVVTFRVGGVSGLIRNGFNGFIVEQDNLEDFKRQILKACSKKWDSLAIKEDVYQKCALDKVAVKYENLMA, encoded by the coding sequence ATGAAAAAAAAAATATTCTTTATAGTGGCTTCACTTGGAGCTGGTGGTTCAGAACGTGTTTTTTGGATTTTGTCGCAAGGATTTAATAAAAAACTCTATGATGTCAGCGTTGTGTTTTTAGATTCAAGTGATAAGTGTTTCTCTATGGATATAGAAGACGTTGATTTCATTGACCTCAAAACTTCAAAAGCATCTTTATCATTTTTTAAATTACTTAAATTAATCAAAAAAGAAAAACCGTTTGCTGTATTTTCTACTACAGATCACATAAATATTCTGGTTGCATTAGTTTCGTTATTTGTGACTATACCTAATCTGATCGCCAGGGCATCTAATATTCCTAAGCAAATGAGACATTTTGATGGGTTAAAAGCAAAATTCTGGAACCTTTTTACTCAATTTTCTTATAAAAAATTCCACGTGGTTGTATGTCAATCCAAAGAAATGAAAGAAGCGATTGCTGAGGAATTTGACATCCCCGATGAAAAACTTGTCATAATTCCAAATCCTGTTTTATATACAGGTTTTATTAAAGAAAAAATCACTTCATCTGTTCAAAAGAAATTGATAATTGTTGCGCGTTTGGCAAAGGAGAAGGGATTTGACCGCTTACTTAATATATTCAAAGAACTACCTGAAAATTATACCTTAACAATTGTTGGAGATGGACCATTAAGAACCGAAATCATTTCAAATGTAAAATCATTAAAGATTGAAAACCGGATTTTTTTTTCAGGTCAAATTACAGAGGTAAACAGTCTCATTACAAAACATGATCTTATGGTACTCAGTTCATTTACTGAAGGCTTCCCCAACGTTGTATTGGAGTCATTATCGGTGGGCATACCAGTGGTTACCTTTAGGGTTGGGGGCGTTTCTGGCCTTATCCGAAATGGCTTTAATGGTTTTATTGTAGAGCAGGACAACCTTGAGGACTTTAAAAGGCAGATTCTAAAAGCTTGCTCAAAAAAATGGGATTCTTTGGCTATAAAAGAAGATGTCTATCAAAAATGTGCTTTGGATAAGGTGGCTGTAAAATATGAGAACTTAATGGCTTAA
- a CDS encoding sugar transferase: MRAKRIFDFMVSLIGIMLLMPILLIISLLIWMDSKGDIFYKQTRVGLNKVDFKLLKFRTMFCGAESSGLLTIGDHDKRITRIGFWLRKYKIDELPQLFNILKGDMSFVGPRPEVNKYVELYDSIQQRVLSVKPGITDWASIQFVNEPQLLASSKNPEVFYIENIIPYKIMQNLKYIDHNNLWIDIKIILLTIKSIVLKHK, encoded by the coding sequence ATGAGGGCTAAAAGAATATTTGATTTTATGGTGTCACTAATTGGAATAATGCTATTAATGCCAATTCTTCTTATTATCTCTTTATTGATTTGGATGGATTCAAAGGGGGATATATTTTATAAACAAACACGTGTTGGACTAAATAAAGTTGACTTTAAATTGTTAAAATTCAGAACCATGTTCTGCGGTGCTGAAAGCTCTGGTCTTTTAACTATTGGTGACCATGATAAGCGTATAACGCGAATAGGTTTTTGGCTCCGCAAGTATAAAATTGATGAGCTGCCCCAATTATTTAATATTTTAAAAGGGGATATGAGTTTTGTGGGGCCCAGACCAGAAGTAAATAAATATGTAGAGCTTTACGATTCGATACAGCAAAGGGTGCTTAGTGTTAAACCTGGGATTACCGATTGGGCTTCTATACAATTTGTAAACGAGCCACAGCTTTTAGCAAGCTCAAAAAACCCGGAAGTTTTTTATATAGAAAATATTATTCCGTATAAAATTATGCAAAATCTTAAATATATAGATCACAACAATTTATGGATTGATATAAAAATCATTTTGCTAACAATAAAAAGCATTGTTCTTAAACATAAATGA
- a CDS encoding O-antigen ligase family protein yields the protein MKFITVVFMILYLYALSFGVFFTEFFRIPAPILFGFPLVFVFKEVGSSFMYVKEILIFSLAFFFYYIVGVDDYKLFTVNITSILICALYFSYFVGPNSERFRLSILIFFSLLAFSATVMVLNHFNESYINSLRGLLAGQEVIQSPSGIAAYQFTFGYQLAALTPFIFIYAYLFKKRWLIKALALSICLIFIFLGMQRSVFVGFIGSVLIFLLIYYKYKAVYIIGIAVLASILLYTYVLKDSFDSKGRGAENIMVKNEQDDGEYNRSILLKENLRIYSEYPYGLIFYGKNWGDVIYRNQVFRSGITSHNAYVMFFTYLGPFLGFGLLIALYYKIIGAFKSILNHAREKKYALLICLILSFLAVTINSLSHNAWLLSADGPTVFLFFSILHYLKIQKNNKHLEETENVRNNHPEVHINWKMNGELEDRILI from the coding sequence ATGAAATTTATTACTGTTGTATTTATGATTTTGTATTTGTATGCATTATCATTTGGAGTCTTTTTTACTGAATTCTTTAGAATTCCCGCTCCCATATTGTTTGGTTTTCCATTGGTATTTGTTTTTAAAGAAGTTGGGTCTTCTTTTATGTATGTCAAAGAAATTCTGATTTTTTCCCTTGCATTTTTCTTTTATTACATAGTAGGGGTGGATGACTATAAACTCTTCACTGTTAATATAACATCAATTCTCATTTGCGCACTTTATTTTAGCTATTTCGTTGGCCCAAATTCGGAGAGATTTAGGCTTTCTATTCTGATATTCTTTTCTCTGCTTGCATTTTCCGCAACTGTTATGGTACTTAATCATTTTAACGAGAGTTATATTAATAGCCTAAGAGGACTGTTAGCCGGTCAGGAAGTCATTCAAAGCCCCTCTGGTATAGCAGCTTATCAATTTACTTTTGGATATCAGTTGGCTGCCCTTACTCCCTTCATTTTTATTTATGCGTATTTATTTAAAAAAAGATGGCTAATTAAAGCTTTGGCACTATCAATTTGTCTCATTTTCATTTTTTTGGGTATGCAAAGGTCCGTGTTTGTCGGATTCATTGGTTCGGTCTTAATATTTTTGTTAATCTACTATAAGTATAAAGCTGTTTACATCATTGGTATAGCAGTACTTGCTAGCATACTATTATATACATATGTACTGAAAGATAGTTTTGATAGCAAAGGTAGGGGGGCTGAAAATATTATGGTTAAAAATGAGCAGGACGATGGTGAATATAACAGATCAATACTTCTTAAAGAGAATTTAAGAATCTATTCAGAATACCCCTATGGTCTTATATTTTATGGAAAAAACTGGGGCGACGTAATTTACCGTAATCAAGTATTTAGATCTGGGATTACCTCGCATAACGCTTATGTGATGTTTTTTACTTATCTAGGCCCATTTCTTGGTTTTGGACTTCTTATAGCCTTATATTATAAAATAATTGGAGCATTTAAAAGCATTCTTAATCATGCACGAGAAAAAAAATATGCTTTACTTATTTGTTTGATTCTCTCTTTTTTAGCAGTTACTATTAATTCTTTATCACATAATGCCTGGCTTTTAAGCGCAGATGGTCCAACGGTTTTTTTATTTTTTAGTATACTACATTATCTGAAAATTCAAAAGAATAATAAACATTTAGAAGAAACCGAAAATGTTAGGAATAATCACCCGGAAGTCCATATAAATTGGAAAATGAATGGTGAATTGGAAGATAGAATTTTAATATGA
- the tviB gene encoding Vi polysaccharide biosynthesis UDP-N-acetylglucosamine C-6 dehydrogenase TviB, translating into MLDAHTKIAIIGLGYVGLPLAVEFAKKYKTIGFDINEERIAELNSGFDLTLEISSADLNHVLTYDCTSPLGLYCTNDLEKIKSCTVFIVTVPTPVDKNNRPDLTPLIKASITVGQVLKKGDIVIYESTVYPGVTEDECVPVLAKTSGLAFNVDFFAGYSPERINPGDKSHTVANILKITSGSTPEIAEIVDQLYNSIIIAGTHKASSIKVAEAAKIIENAQRDINIAFVNELAMIFNRLGINTDEVLNAAGTKWNFLNFRPGLVGGHCIGVDPYYLAQKAQEVGYHPEIILAGRRVNDGMGAYVADQLIKQMIQNNTHIIGAKVLVLGFTFKENCPDVRNTKVIDIINRLKEYNVDVTVHDPWANVENAKHEYGIICENGESKTRKYDGILLAVAHLEFKNIDLRGLCKKNGVIYDVKSVLPDEMVNARL; encoded by the coding sequence ATGTTAGACGCGCACACTAAAATCGCTATCATTGGCCTTGGGTATGTAGGCTTGCCATTAGCTGTAGAATTTGCTAAAAAGTATAAAACAATAGGGTTTGATATTAATGAAGAGCGTATAGCTGAGCTCAATTCTGGATTTGATCTTACACTTGAAATCAGTTCGGCCGACTTAAATCATGTGCTTACATATGATTGTACATCGCCATTGGGTTTATATTGTACCAATGATCTTGAAAAAATAAAAAGCTGTACCGTATTTATTGTTACAGTGCCTACGCCAGTAGATAAAAATAACCGACCCGATTTAACACCTTTAATTAAAGCAAGTATAACCGTTGGTCAGGTGCTTAAAAAGGGAGATATTGTAATTTATGAATCCACTGTTTATCCAGGTGTTACAGAAGACGAATGTGTGCCTGTTTTAGCTAAAACATCGGGCTTAGCGTTTAATGTTGATTTTTTTGCGGGCTATTCTCCAGAGCGTATCAATCCTGGTGATAAAAGCCATACTGTAGCCAATATTCTTAAAATAACTTCTGGCTCTACACCAGAAATAGCTGAAATTGTTGATCAGCTTTACAATTCTATTATTATTGCTGGTACTCACAAAGCTTCATCTATCAAAGTTGCAGAGGCTGCTAAGATCATTGAAAATGCACAACGCGATATCAATATTGCCTTTGTAAATGAGTTGGCTATGATTTTTAATCGTTTAGGAATTAATACTGACGAAGTATTAAACGCTGCAGGGACAAAATGGAATTTTTTAAATTTTAGACCTGGTTTAGTTGGTGGGCATTGCATTGGAGTAGATCCCTATTATTTAGCACAAAAGGCGCAAGAGGTTGGTTATCATCCTGAAATTATTCTGGCTGGACGTAGGGTAAACGACGGGATGGGGGCCTATGTTGCTGATCAGTTGATTAAACAGATGATTCAAAATAATACACATATCATTGGTGCTAAAGTGCTGGTTTTGGGCTTTACATTTAAAGAGAACTGCCCAGACGTACGTAACACCAAAGTAATAGATATTATTAACCGCTTAAAAGAATATAATGTAGATGTAACAGTTCACGACCCATGGGCAAATGTGGAGAATGCGAAACATGAATACGGTATTATTTGTGAGAATGGGGAATCGAAAACGAGAAAGTACGATGGAATATTATTAGCAGTTGCTCATCTAGAGTTTAAGAATATTGATTTGAGAGGTTTGTGTAAAAAAAATGGAGTAATATATGATGTGAAATCTGTTCTGCCTGATGAAATGGTAAACGCTCGTTTATAA
- the asnB gene encoding asparagine synthase (glutamine-hydrolyzing) — protein sequence MCGIYGSTIKYSDEIIKAKLAKINFRGPDYSAFQQFEGLVLGHNRLSIIDLDPRSNQPFSYQHLKIVFNGEIYNYQDIKTNLQKKSYHFNTTSDTEVICAAYLEYGPDCVKQFNGMFAFTIYDSIKKELFGARDRFGKKPFYFNHKGTDFEFASQPSQINTGRYLTVDEQAINEYFIWGYIPEPRSIWKEVKKLPAGHCFKYDLYTGSLKIDKYWDLDYKWDNKFEGSYLNAKEKLGGILYDAVKIRMQSDVPLGVFLSGGIDSSLIAALASQMVGHVKTFSIKFNEKGFDESIYAEKVAKHLSTEHHVIECNYAEGIELIHNYSKYYDEPFADSSAIPMMLLTKHTKKHVTVALSGDAGDEGYLGYHRYKWINTIQSLFRFSLPFRQTIASVINLSPNYRHKLIAMGISLKDIETLYVKMLGGMENSWVLEKDLGLNNPFMHILTNPAKPLLERISDFDIKTYLVEDINTKVDRASMAFSLESRSPLMDYRIIEFSRSLPSSFKFNYGTQKKIIKDILFNSVPANFFNRPKAGFTMPLQDWFRNELKEYVLDHLTVSELKSIPGINVKRTQEIIQEHMTGKWNRSPQIWKLLVLSQWLKKQKNKLRPEAIFA from the coding sequence ATGTGTGGTATATACGGATCGACTATTAAATACAGTGATGAGATTATTAAAGCTAAATTGGCTAAAATCAATTTCCGGGGACCTGATTATTCGGCATTTCAGCAATTTGAAGGCCTTGTACTTGGACACAATAGGTTATCTATAATAGATCTCGATCCCAGGTCTAATCAGCCATTTTCCTATCAACATCTTAAAATTGTTTTTAACGGTGAGATTTACAACTATCAAGATATTAAAACGAATCTACAAAAGAAAAGCTATCATTTTAATACCACATCAGATACAGAAGTTATCTGTGCTGCCTATTTGGAATATGGACCGGATTGTGTTAAACAATTTAATGGAATGTTTGCCTTTACCATTTATGATTCTATTAAGAAAGAGCTTTTTGGGGCAAGAGATAGATTTGGAAAGAAACCATTTTATTTTAATCATAAAGGGACGGATTTTGAGTTTGCAAGCCAGCCATCTCAAATTAACACCGGAAGGTATTTAACGGTAGATGAACAGGCTATTAATGAGTATTTTATATGGGGGTATATTCCGGAGCCCAGATCAATCTGGAAAGAAGTTAAAAAGCTTCCGGCAGGACACTGTTTTAAATATGATCTTTATACTGGTTCTTTAAAAATAGATAAATATTGGGACCTGGATTATAAATGGGATAATAAGTTTGAAGGCAGTTATTTGAATGCAAAAGAAAAATTAGGAGGGATATTGTATGATGCTGTTAAGATAAGAATGCAGTCGGATGTACCTTTAGGAGTGTTCCTTTCAGGAGGTATTGATTCTTCTTTAATAGCAGCTTTAGCTTCACAAATGGTGGGTCATGTTAAAACTTTCTCTATAAAATTTAATGAAAAAGGCTTTGATGAAAGCATATATGCTGAGAAAGTAGCTAAACATCTATCAACCGAACACCATGTTATCGAATGTAATTACGCCGAAGGCATTGAGCTTATTCATAATTACTCTAAATATTATGATGAGCCCTTTGCAGACTCTAGTGCAATACCTATGATGTTGTTAACCAAACATACTAAGAAACATGTAACGGTAGCATTGAGTGGCGATGCCGGCGATGAAGGATACCTTGGATATCACAGATATAAATGGATTAATACTATTCAGTCATTATTTAGATTTTCTCTGCCCTTCAGACAAACTATAGCCTCAGTGATTAATCTTTCTCCAAATTATCGTCATAAACTGATCGCTATGGGGATCTCCCTTAAAGATATAGAAACCTTATATGTTAAAATGCTGGGTGGCATGGAGAATTCCTGGGTGCTGGAAAAAGATCTGGGACTCAATAATCCCTTCATGCATATATTAACAAATCCAGCTAAACCACTATTGGAACGCATTTCTGATTTTGACATTAAAACATACCTGGTTGAAGACATCAATACTAAGGTAGATAGAGCTTCTATGGCTTTCTCTTTAGAGTCTAGATCTCCGCTTATGGATTACAGAATAATTGAATTTAGCAGAAGTTTGCCTAGTAGCTTTAAGTTTAATTACGGAACACAGAAGAAAATTATTAAAGACATTCTTTTTAACTCTGTACCTGCAAACTTTTTCAACAGGCCAAAAGCTGGTTTTACCATGCCACTTCAAGATTGGTTTAGGAATGAGTTAAAGGAATATGTTTTAGACCATCTTACTGTATCCGAATTAAAGAGTATTCCTGGTATAAATGTAAAAAGAACACAAGAAATTATTCAAGAGCATATGACCGGAAAATGGAACCGATCTCCTCAAATTTGGAAATTATTAGTGTTATCTCAATGGTTAAAAAAACAGAAAAACAAGTTAAGACCCGAAGCCATATTCGCTTAA
- a CDS encoding YceH family protein, whose amino-acid sequence MESSQTLPILDGVELRVLGVLMEKSKTTPEYYPMTINAIALACNQKTSRKPVVQYDEQTVILALDTLKRKSLVSTATGGSSRSVKYKHNFAIVFPVTPPEVSVICLLILRGAQTPGELNINSGRMYEFESLDEVQSVLERLSDPEMPYVLQLPKRAGQKEVRYVHLLGGAPDLTQIDQQDEPYSRPASELETRLTKVEQELAELKVAFDKLMKELY is encoded by the coding sequence ATGGAATCTTCGCAAACTTTACCAATTCTTGACGGTGTCGAACTTCGCGTTTTAGGCGTACTAATGGAGAAATCGAAAACAACCCCAGAGTATTATCCTATGACAATCAATGCAATTGCGCTTGCTTGTAACCAAAAAACATCCCGAAAACCTGTGGTTCAATATGATGAGCAAACTGTAATATTGGCATTGGATACTTTAAAAAGAAAAAGCCTTGTCTCTACAGCTACCGGTGGCTCAAGCCGTAGTGTAAAATACAAACATAATTTCGCTATAGTATTTCCGGTTACCCCACCCGAAGTATCTGTAATTTGTTTGTTGATATTAAGAGGGGCGCAAACCCCTGGTGAATTAAACATAAACTCCGGAAGGATGTATGAGTTTGAATCACTTGATGAGGTGCAATCCGTACTCGAAAGACTTTCAGATCCTGAAATGCCTTACGTACTGCAGCTGCCTAAACGTGCAGGCCAGAAAGAGGTAAGATACGTCCATTTATTAGGAGGTGCTCCAGATCTTACCCAGATTGATCAACAAGATGAACCTTATAGCAGACCAGCTTCTGAGTTAGAAACAAGACTTACTAAAGTAGAGCAAGAGCTTGCCGAACTGAAAGTGGCTTTCGATAAGCTGATGAAAGAATTATATTGA
- a CDS encoding glycosyltransferase: MYNDEIIVSVCCITYNHEKYIAAAIESFLMQETEFRYEILIGDDCSTDNTRKIIEMYCERYPGRIRLISPSRNLGGIRNQIALVNRANGKYIAMCDGDDFWTDPFKLQKQVDFLEANPDYVICCHYTKVIDDNYNTKYVHPSPVPLEFTYEDLLFGKREETRICSLMVNNTAEVRSIGKEHWYFDTYGADVIFKLHATLSTRKKIYVLPEVMGCYRIHAGGIWSMALPRIRKRRMINDFNLVIKKFSYSSFQKRELLKIYMKQYFLFDLRSFKIENAFKTIATLL, translated from the coding sequence ATGTATAATGATGAAATTATTGTAAGTGTTTGTTGTATAACATATAACCATGAAAAATACATTGCTGCTGCAATCGAAAGTTTCTTAATGCAAGAAACAGAATTTCGATATGAAATTCTCATTGGAGATGATTGTTCAACAGATAATACAAGAAAAATTATTGAGATGTATTGTGAAAGATATCCCGGAAGGATAAGATTAATTTCTCCGTCAAGAAATTTAGGGGGTATAAGGAATCAAATCGCCCTGGTAAATAGAGCGAATGGGAAATATATTGCGATGTGTGATGGGGATGATTTTTGGACAGACCCCTTTAAATTGCAAAAGCAAGTAGACTTTTTAGAAGCCAATCCCGATTATGTTATTTGTTGTCATTATACAAAAGTTATTGATGACAATTATAATACAAAATATGTACATCCTTCGCCAGTGCCTTTAGAATTTACTTATGAAGATTTACTTTTTGGTAAACGAGAAGAAACCAGGATCTGTTCATTAATGGTAAATAACACAGCAGAAGTTAGAAGTATAGGTAAAGAACACTGGTATTTTGACACCTATGGTGCTGATGTTATATTTAAACTACATGCAACATTAAGCACAAGAAAAAAAATTTATGTTTTACCTGAAGTAATGGGTTGTTACCGCATACACGCTGGGGGTATTTGGAGTATGGCACTTCCAAGAATAAGGAAACGAAGGATGATTAATGATTTCAATTTAGTTATTAAAAAGTTCAGTTATTCGTCATTCCAGAAAAGAGAGTTATTGAAAATATACATGAAGCAATACTTTCTTTTTGATCTCAGAAGTTTTAAAATTGAAAATGCTTTTAAAACCATTGCAACCTTATTGTAA
- a CDS encoding lipopolysaccharide biosynthesis protein: MSLKRKTIAGLIWTFSQQFGVQFISFFITIVLARILAPLEFGLIAMLSVFISIGSSLMESGLTSSLIRATDADQKDYSTIFFFNLIGSVVIYAIVYFLAPFISLFYHQEILTNILRVYSLSFILNAFFEVQNARLTKDMNFKLQMLIQMPAVLFGGILGVTLAWLGFGVWSLVWMNLFQSFLITALHWIFSGWRPDFVFDKASFKKHFHFGYKMTLSGVLETIYKNIYVLIIGKSYSADQLGYYSRADSISQLPIGNISAALNKVTYPMFSSISDDNGKLKDVYKKLMQQVIFWNAPALIFLCVIAESLFRFLITEKWLPAVPYFQILCIAGIMYPLHSYNLNILKVKGRSDLILRLELIKKTISIIGILCVIPFGIYGLLYFQVFFNFIAYYINSIYSGKLINYPIKEQLEDISPTIGLSTCIGLICYFFDTFLAHSFKLPDLGRIMIAGIVYSSTYLGCSNLIQLTAINDFKQLILRR, from the coding sequence ATGAGTTTAAAAAGAAAAACAATAGCAGGTTTGATATGGACCTTTAGTCAACAGTTTGGCGTTCAGTTCATAAGTTTTTTTATAACTATTGTACTCGCACGGATATTAGCTCCTTTGGAGTTCGGTTTGATTGCCATGTTATCAGTTTTTATTTCGATAGGCAGTTCTTTAATGGAAAGTGGACTTACTTCTTCGCTTATTAGAGCAACAGATGCGGACCAAAAAGATTATTCTACTATATTTTTTTTTAATCTGATTGGAAGCGTCGTTATATATGCAATTGTATATTTTCTTGCACCATTTATTTCATTGTTTTATCATCAGGAAATATTAACTAATATACTGCGGGTTTATTCACTGTCCTTTATTTTGAATGCCTTTTTTGAAGTTCAGAATGCAAGGTTAACAAAGGATATGAATTTCAAACTACAGATGCTCATTCAAATGCCTGCTGTTCTATTTGGTGGAATTTTGGGAGTAACGCTAGCTTGGCTGGGATTCGGGGTTTGGAGCTTGGTGTGGATGAATTTATTCCAATCCTTTTTAATAACCGCACTGCATTGGATATTTTCCGGTTGGCGACCAGATTTTGTATTTGATAAAGCAAGTTTTAAAAAACACTTTCATTTTGGCTATAAAATGACGTTGTCTGGAGTGTTGGAAACTATCTATAAAAATATTTATGTGTTGATAATTGGCAAAAGCTATTCTGCGGACCAGCTCGGTTATTATTCCAGAGCTGATTCTATTAGTCAGTTACCAATTGGAAACATTTCAGCAGCTTTAAATAAGGTTACTTATCCCATGTTTTCATCTATTTCAGATGATAATGGAAAATTGAAAGATGTGTACAAAAAATTAATGCAGCAGGTGATTTTTTGGAATGCACCTGCATTAATTTTCCTATGTGTAATTGCTGAATCTTTATTTCGGTTTTTAATAACCGAAAAATGGTTGCCCGCTGTGCCTTACTTTCAGATTTTATGTATTGCAGGTATTATGTATCCTTTACATTCATATAATTTAAACATTTTGAAAGTTAAAGGGAGAAGTGACCTGATTTTAAGACTCGAATTAATAAAGAAAACAATAAGTATAATAGGCATATTGTGTGTTATACCGTTCGGGATTTACGGGCTGTTATATTTTCAGGTGTTTTTTAATTTTATAGCGTATTACATCAATTCAATTTATAGTGGGAAGCTGATTAATTATCCAATTAAAGAGCAACTGGAAGATATATCCCCAACTATAGGACTGTCTACCTGCATCGGTCTGATATGTTATTTTTTTGATACTTTTTTAGCTCATTCATTTAAACTGCCAGATCTGGGCAGGATTATGATTGCCGGTATTGTATACTCGTCTACTTACTTGGGCTGTAGTAATTTGATACAGCTTACTGCAATAAATGATTTCAAACAATTAATTCTAAGAAGATGA